The Streptomyces kanamyceticus DNA segment CGGCGGCGTCTACCGGCCCGACTCGCCCTCCGCGCCGCAGACCCCGCTGCCCGTCGACTGCGCCATCCCGCTCGGCGCCGCCGGTTCGGCGCCGAAGGTGTTGACGCTGCCTCAGATGTACGGCGCCCGCGTCTACTTCGTCCGCGACGACAAGCTCGACTTCTTCCTCAACCCCGGTCCCTCCCTGGTCGAGCCCGCCTTCGCCACCCGCGAGGACCCCAACTACGGGCGCACGTGGTCGTTCTGCGAGTTCACCTTCAACCCGCAGCAGCTGTACGCCAACATCAGCTACGTCGACCTGGTGACCGCGCTGCCCATCGGCCTGACCCTGGAGGGCGACGGCACCCACACCGTCGCCCCGCTCCCCGACGGCGCCGTCGACAAGATCGCCGCGGATCTGGCGGCGCAGACAGGCAAGGACGGGCAGCCGTGGGACAAGCTGGTCATCCGCGGTGACGGCGGCGGCGTCCTGCGCGTCATCTCGCCGCAGAACCTGATGGCCCCCTATTTCGACCGGCCCGACCAGATGCCGTTCCGCGACCTGTGGAACGGCTACATCGACCAGGTGTGGGACAAGTACCGCTCCACCGACCTGAAGATCGACCTCCAGGGCGGCAGGGGCGTGTTCACCGGGCGCGTCAGCGGCGACGTGCTGACGTTCAACGGCGGCCACTCCTTCGCCAAGCCCACGTCGAAGGACATCTTCACCTGCAACCACGGGCCCTTCGCCAACAACCCCGGCGACCCCGACGACAAGAAGGGCCTCCTCGCCAGGCTCGCCGCCGGGTTCAACAGGAGCATCATGCTCACCCACCCCGAGCAGCCGAACGGCACGACCTCCAGCGACTACTACCGGGACGCGGTGACCAACCACTGGTCCCGGGTGGTGCACGCCAACTCCCCGATCGGGTACGCGTTCCCGTACGACGACGTACGGCCCGACGGACAGCCGGACGTGTCGGGCGCGGCGCACGACGGGAACCCGCGGCGGTTCACGGTGAGCGTGGGTTCCTGACCCGGCCCCTGCGCCCGCTCCACCCCCTCCGCTACGCCGAGGCCCTGCGGACCAGCGACGTCGGAAGCACCACACCGGTCGGGCTTGCGGCAGGGCCCTCGCCCCTCCCCCGGAGCAGCATCCGCGCCATCAACCGCCCCATCCCCTCGATGTCCTGACGCACCGTCGTCAGCGGCGGGTCCACCTGCTCGGCCACCGGCAGCATGTCGTCGAAGCCGATCACGGCCACGTCGTCCGGCACCCTCCTGCCGCGCTCGCGCAGCACCCGCAGGGCGCCGGACGCCGACAGGTCGTTGGCCGCGAAGACCGCGTCCACGTCCGGGCAGACGTCCAGGAGTCGGCGCATCGCGCGCTCGCCGCCCGCGGGGGTGAAGTCGCCCTCGACGATCAGCCTCGGGTCGGCGTCGGCCAGGACGTCGCGGAAGCCGTCGAGCCGGTCGACCGCCGACGTCTGGTCCAGGGGCCCGGTGATGTGCGCGACGCGGCCGCGCCCGAGGCGGACCAGATGCCGCACGGCCTCGCGCGCGCCGCCCCGGTTGTCGCAGTCGACGTACGGGGCGCCGGGCCCGCCGGACACGGGGTCCGACCAGCCGGGGCGCCCGCCGAACACGGTGGGCACCCCGGCGCGGCGGATGATGCCGGGCAGCGGGTCGTCCAGGTGCAGCGAGAAGACGAGCGCGCCGTCGACGTGCCCGCCCGCGAGGTACCTGCCGACCCGCTCGTGATCGTCCCGCCCCTCGGTGAGCAGGAGCACCAGCTGTACGTCCTGGGCGGTCAATTCCTTGCTGATGCCGCGCAGTTGCAGCGCGAAGAACGGGTCGGCGAAGACCCTCGTCTCCGGCTCGGCGATCACCACGGCGACCGCGTCGTGGCGCCGGGTGACCAGGCTGCGAGCGGCCCGGTTCGGCACGTAACCGAGCTCGTCGACCGCACGTCTGACCTTCACGGCAAGCACCTCGCGCACCCCCGCGTCGCCGTTGACGACGCGCGAGACGGTGGCCCTGGAGACCCCCGCCCGTGCGGCCACGGCCTCCAGCGTGGGACGCGGCGCGGCGCTCGACTCGTCGGTCACCTGTGGTCTCTCCTTCCGGGCGGACGCGGGACGACGCCGTCGGCGGTCGCCGTCGGGCATCATCTTCCCGCATCGGCTCCGGGACCTGCCCCGCGAGGGCGCCACCATGCCCCGAGAACTGCCCCCAACGCCCTAGCGCAGTGCGGGAAGCACGGTCTCGGCGACCCGGTAGGCCTCCTCCAAGAGCGGGTTGCCGGAGAGGATGAACGTGTCGACTCCCAGCGCCTCGTACTCCTTCAGGCGCTCCACGACCTGGGCGGCCGAGCCGACGACGGCCGTGCCCGGGCCCGGCCGGAACAGGCTCATGCCGGGCCACAGGTTCGGATGGGTCTCCAGCTCCCTGGCGCGCGCAGGGACCTTCCCGCCGTGCTCGCGGAACTGCCGCTGCCAGCCCACCCCGTCCTCGCCCGCGCGGTCGCCGAGCTGACGGGCGTACGTCGCCTTGCTCGTGACGTCCAGGAGCCGGTCGGCGGCGGCCCATGCCGCGTCCTCGGTGTCCCGCACGATCAGGTGCAGGCGCAGTCCGATCCGCAGCGTCCGCCCGTGCGCGGCGGCCCGCGCACGGACCAGGTCCAGCTTCTCCTTGAGCAGGTGCGGGGGCTCGCCCCAGGTCAGATAGACATCGACGTGCTCCGCCGCCATCTCGATGCCCGGCGCCGACGAACCGCCGAACCAGAGGGGGACGTGCGGCTCCTGGACGGGACGCAGTTCGCGGAAGGAGGCGCCCGCGTCCTTCAGATCGTAGAAGCGGCCCTTGTGGTCGAAGACCTCACCGGCCGTCAGGCGCTTGACGATCGACCAGTACTCGGCGCTCAGCTCGTAGCGTTCGTCGTGCTCCACGTGAAGTCCGTACTCCTGAAGGGACTTGGTGGAGCCGTTGACGACGTTGAAGCGGAGCCGCCCGCCGAAGAGGGTGTCGAAGCTGAGCGCCATCTTGGCGAGCAGGGTCGGCGAGATCAGGCCCGGATGGACGGCCAGGAGCGGCTTGAAGGCGGTGGACGTCGAGGCGGCGAGGGCGCTGCCGAGTGGCCACACGTCGTACAGATCGGTGGCGAGCAGGGCGCCGGAGAAGCCGAGGCCCTCCACGGTGCCCGCGAGTCGCCGGAGGTAGCCGAGGTCGACGGGCCTGCGCCCTTCGGGCTCCCAGGGGTAGGCGCCTTCGCGCGGAATGATGTACCAGAGGACTTCCGATGCCATGCGCTACGCCGCCTTCCGGGGCAGGGCGTGGGCGACGGTCACCGGGCGGTCGATGAATCCGGTGCGCACGAAGATGTCGGCGGCCTGCTGCTGTTCGGCGACGAAGGCGTCGCCGACCTCCTCGATGCGCCAGGGCAGGGCGCGCAGCGCGCTCTCCCAGTCCTCGACGGTGCCGCCCTGATGGGCGGCGGCGATCTCGGCGGCCTCGCGCGGGTGGGCGGCCGCCCAGTCGTCGGCGCGCTGGAGCGCCCGGGTGAGCGCGGCGACGATCTCGGGCCGCTCCTCGGCCAGTTCGCGGCGGGTGAAGAAGACGGACCGGTCGGTGATGACGTCCCCGGTGCGGACCACCACGCGCACTCCCCCGGCGCGCAGGGCCGCGACGAGCTGCGCGCCCTGGGCGACCCAGGCGGCGATCCCGCCCGCGCGCAGCAGGCTCTCGCTGTCCTCGCCACCGCGTACGGGGGTGATGTCGGTGGCGTACGAAAGGCCCGCGTCGTCGAGGGCCTTGGCGATCAGGTGGGTCTGCCAGGAGCCGATGGCCAGGTGGACGGTGCCGCCCTTCAGGTCCGCGACGGTACGCACCGGGCTGTCCTCGGCGACCAAGAGCGCGCCGTGGTCGGGGCGGGGAGCGGAGACGGCGGTGTACACGATGTCGTGTCCCGCCGCCTGCGCGGTCACCGGAGGCGTCGAACCCGTGCCTCCGAAGTCGATGACGCCTTCGGTGAGGAGCTGTCCGGTGCGTACGCCGTTGACGTAGGTGTGGAAGGCGGCGCTCTCGCCGACGGCGGCCAGTTCCTCCTGGGCGTAGTCGAGCCGGGAGAGGTAGTAGAGGGTCGGATTGCTGTTGTGGACACCGATGGTGATGGTCATTCAGCTCACTCCAGTGGGGTCGGGGGTGTGGACTCCGAGGTCGTTCAGAAGACGTCGGCGCAGGGCGGCGAAGGCGGGGTCCCCGGGGTCGCGCGGACGCTCGGCGGCGACGGTCTCGTCGGTGACGAGGCGCCCTTCGCGGAGCACGCAGACCCGGTCGGCGAGGCGTACGGCCTCCTCCACGTCGTGGGTGACGAGCAGCACGGCGGGGCGGTGGACCCGGCACAGCTCGCCGACCAGGTCCTGCATCCGGAGCCTGGTGAGCGCGTCGAGGGCGGCGAACGGCTCGTCCAGGAGCAGCAGTTCGGGCTCGCGCACCAGGGCCCTCGCGAGGGCGACGCGCTGCGCCTCGCCACCGGAGAGAGTGGCGGGCCAGGCGTCGGCGTGCCGTTCGAGACCGACCTCGGCGAGCGCGGTGCGGCCCTGTTCGGCGCGGCCGCGGGGCAGGGCGACGGTCACGTTGGCGAGGACCCGCTTGGACGGTACGAGACGCGGCTCCTGGAAGACGACGGTGCGCGACTCGGGTACGAGGACGTCACCGCCGTCGGCGCGGTCGAGGGCGCCGAGGATGCGGAGCAGCGTGGTCTTGCCACTGCCGCTCGCGCCGAGCAGGGCCACGAACTCGCCCCGCTCGATGGTGAGATCGAGCCCGTCGAGGACGGCCCGCTGCCCGAAGGCACGGCGCAGTCCGGCGACGTGGACGGCGGTGCTCATCGCGCCACCACCCCCTGACCGGCGCGGCGCCACGGCATCAGCACCCGCTCCAGGAGACGTACGAGGCCGTCGGCGAGCAGGCCGAGCACTCCGTACACGAGGATGCAGACGGCGAGGATGTCGGTCCTGGCGAAACTCTGCGCCTGCGACATCAAGTAGCCGATGCCCGCGGTGGCGTTGATCTCCTCGGCGGCGATCAGCGCGATCACGCTGAGCGTCATGGAGAGCCGAAGGCCCGCGAGCAGCGAGGGCAGCGCCCCGGGCAGGACGACCTCCCTGACGATGCCGATCCTGCCCATGCCGAAGCTGCGCATCGCCTCGACCAGTTTGCGGTCGGTGGCGCGGACTCCGCTGGAGGTCGACACGTACATCGGGAAGGTCGTGGCGACCGCGATGAGCAGCACCTTCGCGGTCTCGTTGATGCCGAACCAGACCATGAAGAGGGGCACGAGAGACAGGAAGGGGATGGTGCGCAGCGTCTGCATCGAGGAGTCGAGCAGCTCGTCACCGAGCCGGGTGAACCCGGTGACGATGCCGAGGGTCAGCCCGACGGCGAGCCCGATGAGCAGTCCGAGCCCGGACCGGGTGAGCGAGGTGACGAGCGCGTCGGACAACTGTCCGTTCCCCCACAACTCCCCTACAGCACGCAGCACTTCGGCGGGCGACGCGAGCACGTCCGGGGTGAGCAGCCCGCTCGCGGACGCGGCCCACCAGAGGGCGAGGAGGAGGAAGGGCCCGAGGGTGCGGACGGTCAGGGAGTAGGCGCGGGGGCGGGGGCGAGAGGTGGGTGGGCGGGGGTGACGAGGCCGGGTGGCGGGGTCGGGCGCGGGCGTGGTCCTTCGGTGGATTCGGTGGGGGTGGCGGGTGCGGGTGCCGTGGGCGCCGTATTGGTTACGCCCTTCGCCTCGGGCACACCGGACTCGGCAGACGCGGCGGGCTCGGCGGACCGGCCGGGCGCGGCAGGCGCGGCAGGCACGGCAGGCACGGCAGGCACCGAACCCTTCACAGCGTGTGCGGGCACGGCGCCCGCGGCCGGCGCGGCAGGCGCCGAGTCCCTCCGCGCGGGCGCGGGCACAGGCGCCCCGCCCCCTCGCCCCGCCCTCACAGCCGCTCCACATCGAGCACGTGCGACGCGATGTCGACCGTCTTCTTGGTGACCTTCTGCTCGGCGTAGAACCGGGCCACGGCCTCGAAGCGCTTGATGTCGGCGGGGGTGATCGGCTCGACCGTGCCGCCCCGCGCGGTGAAGTCGGTCTGGATGCGCTTGGCGTCGCCGCTCAGCGCCTGCGGGCCCGCGTCCGTGGTGACGTTGAGGTAGCGGGCCGGGTCCTTCTTCTCCTTGGCGCTGTTCTCGTGGAGGTAGTCGTAGAGCGCCTTCACCACCTTCGGGTGCTGCTCGGCGAAGGCAGTGCGGACGGCGGTGAGGCTGTAGTTGTCGGATCCGATCTCCTTGCCGTCGGCGACGAACTCCGCCTTCCCGCTGCCGAGTTCGGACACGGCGTACGCCGCCCAGACCGCCCAGGCGTCGACCTTGCCGGTGTTGAAGACCGCGGCGGTCTGGTCGGGCCGCAGATAGACCCGCTCCACCTCGCTCGCCGGGATGTCGTGCTCGGCGAGCGCCTTCAGGAGCAGATACTCGCCCGTGCCGCCCTGGTTGACGGCGACCTTCTTGCCGACCAGGTCCTCGACACCGTCGATGCCGGAGCCCTTCTTCGCGAGGATGCCCTCGCCGACCGGGTCGGGCGCGGTGGCGGTGAAGAACCGGAAGCCGGGGGTCTGCGCGAGCGAGGTGATGCCGGAGGTGATCGAGCCCGTCGCGATGTCGAGCTGATCGGCGTTCATGGCCTGCGCGGCCGGTGCGAAGGGACCGGCGCTGCCCGTCCACTCGACCTTCGCGTCGGCCTTCGCCAGTGCCTCGGCGAGGCTGCCGTCCTTCTTGCCGAGGGCGAGGACACCGGCGTTCCCCGGGTCGGGGATGCGGACGGTGACCTGTCCGCCGCCCTCCCCGCCGGAATCGGCCTCTGAGGTGCCGCAGCCCGCGAGCGCGGCGAGGGCCGCGAGGGCCACCAGGAGTTTCGGAATGCGCATGACGGGGTCCTTAGTGTGAGGCCGTACGGGGCGACGGGGGCGGCGGCGCGGTAGCGGTGGGGGTCGTACGGGACGGCCCGGGCCCGGCGGTGAACTCCGGCTCCGCACACACCAGTTCGGCGGCACGCCGCAGCGGCTCGTGATCCGTCCACGCGCGTACGTCGACGGGTTCGGGCAGGAAGCCGTGCGCGCGCAGCCCCTCCTCCTGCCGCGCCAGCAGCCCGATGCGCTCCTCGGACAGGTCGGGGTGGAGGGTGCGGTGCGTGCCGGGACGGTAGGCGCCCGCGACGCCCGCCGCGCCCGCACCCGTCTCCGCGCCGAGGATCCGGGCGACGTCGGCGGGGTGGTCCGCCGCCCAGTCGGCGGCGCGAAGGAGCACGGAGAGGAAGCGCGCCACGAGGTCCGGGTGGTCGTCGAGCAGGTCCTGGTGGACCGTGATGGGGCGGGGCGTGCCGTTGTTCACGCGGTGTGCCCGGTCGGGGAGTTCGTCCAGCTCGACGGCGACCTCGGCCCCCGCGCGCCGGGCCGCCTCGACCGCGAGCGCACCCTTCACATAGACGGCGTCGACGTCCCCGCGCCGCAGCGCCGCAAGCTCCGCGGCCCACTGCCCCTCGTACCCCCGTGCCGGTACGTCGACCAGCGCGGCGTCACCGAGACCGAGCCCGGCCGACGCGAGCGCGCCGTCGAAACCGCGCAGCGCCATGGCCCGCCAGAAGTCGATGGCCACGGCATGCCGGGGCACCGCGAGGCGAAGGCCGCGCAGCGCGGCGGCACCGCGGGTCCCCGATCCCGGCGCGACGAGCACGGCCTGACGCTCCTCGATCCAGGTGAGGCCGACGAGCCGCGTCCGCTCGCCGCGCGAACGGGCCCACAGCGCGGGCACGTTGCCGCCCTCGCGGAAGAGTCCCGGCAGCGCGTGCGTGTAGTGGGCCTGTCGGTCCACGGCGGGGTCGGCGGCGTCCGGATCCAGATCCTGAAGGGACCGTACGGCGATGCCGTCCCGCGCGAACTCGGCGTTCAGCCACCGCTGATCGGCCGCTATGCCGGTCGCGGTGGGCACCGGACAGCGGGTGAACCAGAGCGTTTCCGGCACAGGGGGCACGAGGGCATGGGTCATGGACTCTTCCCGGGGGAGGTGTGGCGGCGCCGCCGAGGGACCGCAAAGCAGCGGGCAGCGGCGAAAGGACCGGCGGAGACGAAGGGTCAGCGACAGGCGGCGCTGGACACGCGGGCCAGATCGATGTGGCGGCGCAGCGTGAAGGCGACCGGAACCGGGCGGGCGGCAGGCGCTGCGGTACGACGACGACCGCGCATGGCGCTGCTCCCCTCTCCCGTTCTACGGGCGCTCGTGGTGGTGACGACCGCAGACTGGCACGGACCGTGCCCCCTCATCAAGCCGCTTCCCACGATGTGGGAGCGAGCGTGAACAGGGTGTTTCACCAGGCTGTTTGGGCCCGATTCCGCTGCCGTAATGTGGGAAGCGGCACAGAGAATTGGAGCGGAGAGCAAGAGGCTCCACACACAGAACAAGCACGCACACCAGGAGAGGCACACCCCATGAGCGAGGCCACCGCACCGCGCCGCCCCACCGGCGCCCAGGCGGTGCGGCGCGCCCTCGACGTCCTGCACTGCTTCCACGACAACGGCCCCGACCTCAGTGCGTCCGACCTCGCCCGCCGCCTGGCGCTGCCCGTCTCGACGGCGCACCGCCTGGCCCGCACCCTGCTCGACGCCGGTTTCCTGGAGCAGGACTTCCGCACGGCGCGCTACCGCCTGGGTCCGGCCGTGACCGAGCTGGGGCGCCTCTCGTACCACCAGCGCGGCCTCCACCTGGCCGCACCCGAACTCACCGACTTGGCCGAACGCACGGGCGTCACCGCCGACTTGGCGCTGCGCAGCGGACCACACGCGGTGATCGTGGCGGGCGGCTCGGTCACCCCGAAGGTCGGCCTGCGCCGCCCACTGCACTCGACGGCACTCGGAAAGGTCCTGCTCGCCTGGGCGCGCCCCGGCGAGGGCGGCCCTTCGTCACTCCCGCCCCTGTTCGCGTTCACCGAGCGGACGATCGTCGAACCGGCGGCGCTGGAAGCCGAGTTGACCCGCGTGAGAACCGCTGGACACGCCCGCAACGACGGCGAGTCGGCACACGGCGTACGCACCCTGGCCGTACCGGTACTCGACCGCACGGGCCACGCCCGCTTCGCCCTCGCCCTGCGCGCGACCCCGGAACTGATCACGGACGACAGAACCGACTGGTTCCTCTCCAGGGCACGGGGCTGCGCCCGCGCCCTGGAGATCCTGCTGCTGCCACCGGGCGACCGGAGTCATTCATGAGGTGAGGCAATTGACAGCTGTGATCTCGCTGATCATCTCAGCCGCAGCACTGTTGAGTGTCGTGATATCCCTCGTCTATCAGTCGCAACAGACGAGACTCTTCAGAGAGGAGAACGTGCGGGCCTATCACCGGGAGTTGATAGGCATGGCCATCCACGACTCGGACCTGCGCATGTGCTGGGGCGGCGGGCTCGCGGCGCTTCCCCAGGAGGAGGCCCGGCAGGTCATGTTCGCCGGACTGATCGTCACCTGGTGGCACTCCTGTTACATCGTCAAGGACCTCAACGACGAACAACTCTCCATGACGCTCGACGTCTTCTTCAGCGGAGAGGTCGGCAAGCGGTACTGGCGCGAGAACCGCTCGTTCTGGACGGCTCTCATGGCCGCTGCGAGCTCCGGCAGAAGCGGCCGCTTCGTGACCCTCGTGGACGCGCGGTATCAGCACGCGGTGACGCGCAACGCATAGCGGCACTTCCGAACTCCCCTGCTCCGCCGGTACCTTGAGCACATCTCTTCCCATCAGGGGGAAAGGGCGCCCCACCTCACAGGTGGCACGCCCTTACCGACAAAGGAGGAGATATGGCCGACAAGCCGTCGTCCAAGCGGGCAGGGATCAAACGGGAAATAGCGATACGAGTAGCGGCAGGTCTGGGCGTTCGCGCCCTATGGGCCGTGATCATTGAGCTGTTCCGCCACGATCTCTGAGGAGTGCGCGAGCGGTCCGGAGGGCAGCGGATACGCCGCCGGCGGGGGGACCCCCATACGTCGTCGGCGGCGGGCTGCCCTCTCCCGTCGGCCCACGCCTATCCGTGGTGGTGCTCGTGCTCCGCCGCTCCCGAGGATTCCTTCGCCTCGGAGGAGCTCTTGGAGGCCCCCGAGGACCCCTTCGACGCCGCCCCCGCATGATGCGGCTCATAGTCCGGAATCGTCCCGTCCGCCTTCTTCACCAGGAACAGCCCCGCCATCCCCATGTCCGAGTGGCTCTGCACATGGCAGTGGTACATCCAGGCACCCGCGCCCACGCCCTCCCCCGCGATGACCTGGAAGCCGAACGAGTCGCCCGGTCCCGTGATCTTGTCGTCGAGGACCTGGCTGGGGTCGTCGGGCCCGGTGAGCAGGCCCGTCCTGTTGTCCGCCCAGCGATGACCGTGCACGTGGAACGTGTGGTAGTACTCGCCGTGCGTGATCGACACGAATTCGACCCGATCGCCCACGGTGGCCTCGAAGTTGGGGCTGTCGTGGCCGGACTTGTTGTTGATCGTCATGTCGTTGAAGACGATCGTGAACGTCTTGTCCGGCAGGATGTCGCCCTTGCGGCGCACGATCAGCGGGCCGTAGAGCCCCTTGCGGACGCCGCCGGTGCCGTGATCCGTGCCGACCACGTGGTCGTGGTAGTGCCAGTAGCCCGCGGTACCCGGCCGCCAGGTGCCGTCCTTGCGGCGGCCCGGCGCGTGCGTGCGCCAGGTGTAGGTGCGCTTGCCGCCCGGCTCGACATGGCTCTTGGTGTGCCGGGTGCCGTCGCTGGAGATCTCGTAGTCCATGCCGTGGACGTGCAAGCTGGCGTCGGCGTCCGTCGTGTTCTCGAACTCGATGTGCAGCGTGTCGCCCTCGTTCAGCTCGATCAGCGGTCCCGGGATGGACGCCTTGCCCTTCTCCAGGCCGTAGCCCAGCTGTCCGTCGGGGAGCTTCTCCGCGTACATCTTGACGCGTTTGACCTCACCGCCCGCGGGCGCGGTCCTCGGCGGCGCCTCGGCCGTGCTCGCCTCGGGCGCACCCGCGACCGACAACGATGTCACCCCGGCCGCCGCTGCCGCGCCGCCCACGAGCATCCGCCGGTTGAAGCTCCGCCGGTCGAACCCGCGCCGGTCCGAACCTCGCCGGTCCTGACTCCGTCTGTCCATGCCGAACTCCCCACTGCGGTACGGAGGGTGACGGGGCGCAGGAGGCCCCGGGGACGGCCACACGGTATCCGCGTACTCTTCGTTTATCCACACTCAGGACAAAGTTTGTGCTATCGCGGTCATACCTATTGGCGGCTGGCGAAAAGAGGTCTAGCTTCATCGGCGCCGTTGCTGTGACCGAGCTGTGACCGACGAGGGGTGGGTGTACTCATGCGGCTCACACCGCATCAAGAACCCTTGGATGTAAGAGGGTTGAGCGCTGCACGAGGGTTGAGCAGAGCACGACGCAGACCGAACCGCTCGCGGCGGGCCTGGGCAGCCGCCCTGCTGTCCGGCGCCCTGGTCACCGGGGCGCTCTCGGCGCAGGCCGCGTCCGCGCGACCGTACCCGGAACCGCCGTTGACAACGATGTCCCTGCCCTCGCCGCCCGGCGGGGCCAAGGTCAAGGTCCTGGTCTTCCACGGCTCGGCCGCGGGCGGCGACGAGTCCCCCGTCGTCAACGCCGGGATCGAGGCCATCGAGAAGATCGGCAGGTCGGGACCCGCCGCGCAGCGCTTCACGATCGAGGCGACGGACGACCCGGCCGTCTTCACGAACGAGGCCAAGCTCGGCAAGTTCAACGCCGTCACGTTCCTGACCGGCGGCGGCGACGTCCTCGACCCCGAGCAGGAGGCGGGGCTCGAAGCGTTCATGGAGGCGGGCGGCGGTTTCCTCGGCATCCATGACGCGGCCCGCGCGGAGCCGTACTCGAACTGGTTCACCGGTCTGATCGGCGCCCGGCCCGCCGATTCCAGTCCGACGAACGTCCAGCGCGCCACCGTCGAGGTCGGCGACCGCGAGAACCCGGCGACCAAGGGCCTCCCCCTCCAGTGGAAGCGCCCCGACCGGTGGCTGAACTGGACCAAGAACCCGTCGGGCGACGTGCACACGGTCGCCCGCGTGCGGGAGTCGACCTACCAGCCCGGCGACTCCAAGAACGGCTGGGACCACCCGGTGTCCTGGTGCCGCGACTACGACGGCGGACGCTCCTTCTACACCGGCATGGGCGGCACCGCTTCCTCGTACGACGAGGCGGACTTCCGCGGTCACCTGCGCGGCGCCCTGCTCTGGACCACGCGCATCGCGCGCGCCGACTGCAAGTCGACGATCAACGCCAACTACCAGG contains these protein-coding regions:
- a CDS encoding glycoside hydrolase family 64 protein; translated protein: MISRRTFLTATAGAAGALTYPVWGSALSPGAQAGSTAAPATCELALRNKSLPGQVRAYVTGHEQGTDRWVLLKPDGGVYRPDSPSAPQTPLPVDCAIPLGAAGSAPKVLTLPQMYGARVYFVRDDKLDFFLNPGPSLVEPAFATREDPNYGRTWSFCEFTFNPQQLYANISYVDLVTALPIGLTLEGDGTHTVAPLPDGAVDKIAADLAAQTGKDGQPWDKLVIRGDGGGVLRVISPQNLMAPYFDRPDQMPFRDLWNGYIDQVWDKYRSTDLKIDLQGGRGVFTGRVSGDVLTFNGGHSFAKPTSKDIFTCNHGPFANNPGDPDDKKGLLARLAAGFNRSIMLTHPEQPNGTTSSDYYRDAVTNHWSRVVHANSPIGYAFPYDDVRPDGQPDVSGAAHDGNPRRFTVSVGS
- a CDS encoding NrtA/SsuA/CpmA family ABC transporter substrate-binding protein, whose translation is MRIPKLLVALAALAALAGCGTSEADSGGEGGGQVTVRIPDPGNAGVLALGKKDGSLAEALAKADAKVEWTGSAGPFAPAAQAMNADQLDIATGSITSGITSLAQTPGFRFFTATAPDPVGEGILAKKGSGIDGVEDLVGKKVAVNQGGTGEYLLLKALAEHDIPASEVERVYLRPDQTAAVFNTGKVDAWAVWAAYAVSELGSGKAEFVADGKEIGSDNYSLTAVRTAFAEQHPKVVKALYDYLHENSAKEKKDPARYLNVTTDAGPQALSGDAKRIQTDFTARGGTVEPITPADIKRFEAVARFYAEQKVTKKTVDIASHVLDVERL
- a CDS encoding ABC transporter substrate-binding protein, encoding MTHALVPPVPETLWFTRCPVPTATGIAADQRWLNAEFARDGIAVRSLQDLDPDAADPAVDRQAHYTHALPGLFREGGNVPALWARSRGERTRLVGLTWIEERQAVLVAPGSGTRGAAALRGLRLAVPRHAVAIDFWRAMALRGFDGALASAGLGLGDAALVDVPARGYEGQWAAELAALRRGDVDAVYVKGALAVEAARRAGAEVAVELDELPDRAHRVNNGTPRPITVHQDLLDDHPDLVARFLSVLLRAADWAADHPADVARILGAETGAGAAGVAGAYRPGTHRTLHPDLSEERIGLLARQEEGLRAHGFLPEPVDVRAWTDHEPLRRAAELVCAEPEFTAGPGPSRTTPTATAPPPPSPRTASH
- a CDS encoding LLM class flavin-dependent oxidoreductase; this translates as MASEVLWYIIPREGAYPWEPEGRRPVDLGYLRRLAGTVEGLGFSGALLATDLYDVWPLGSALAASTSTAFKPLLAVHPGLISPTLLAKMALSFDTLFGGRLRFNVVNGSTKSLQEYGLHVEHDERYELSAEYWSIVKRLTAGEVFDHKGRFYDLKDAGASFRELRPVQEPHVPLWFGGSSAPGIEMAAEHVDVYLTWGEPPHLLKEKLDLVRARAAAHGRTLRIGLRLHLIVRDTEDAAWAAADRLLDVTSKATYARQLGDRAGEDGVGWQRQFREHGGKVPARARELETHPNLWPGMSLFRPGPGTAVVGSAAQVVERLKEYEALGVDTFILSGNPLLEEAYRVAETVLPALR
- a CDS encoding IclR family transcriptional regulator; the encoded protein is MSEATAPRRPTGAQAVRRALDVLHCFHDNGPDLSASDLARRLALPVSTAHRLARTLLDAGFLEQDFRTARYRLGPAVTELGRLSYHQRGLHLAAPELTDLAERTGVTADLALRSGPHAVIVAGGSVTPKVGLRRPLHSTALGKVLLAWARPGEGGPSSLPPLFAFTERTIVEPAALEAELTRVRTAGHARNDGESAHGVRTLAVPVLDRTGHARFALALRATPELITDDRTDWFLSRARGCARALEILLLPPGDRSHS
- a CDS encoding ABC transporter ATP-binding protein; translated protein: MSTAVHVAGLRRAFGQRAVLDGLDLTIERGEFVALLGASGSGKTTLLRILGALDRADGGDVLVPESRTVVFQEPRLVPSKRVLANVTVALPRGRAEQGRTALAEVGLERHADAWPATLSGGEAQRVALARALVREPELLLLDEPFAALDALTRLRMQDLVGELCRVHRPAVLLVTHDVEEAVRLADRVCVLREGRLVTDETVAAERPRDPGDPAFAALRRRLLNDLGVHTPDPTGVS
- a CDS encoding ABC transporter substrate-binding protein, coding for MTITIGVHNSNPTLYYLSRLDYAQEELAAVGESAAFHTYVNGVRTGQLLTEGVIDFGGTGSTPPVTAQAAGHDIVYTAVSAPRPDHGALLVAEDSPVRTVADLKGGTVHLAIGSWQTHLIAKALDDAGLSYATDITPVRGGEDSESLLRAGGIAAWVAQGAQLVAALRAGGVRVVVRTGDVITDRSVFFTRRELAEERPEIVAALTRALQRADDWAAAHPREAAEIAAAHQGGTVEDWESALRALPWRIEEVGDAFVAEQQQAADIFVRTGFIDRPVTVAHALPRKAA
- a CDS encoding LacI family DNA-binding transcriptional regulator; the protein is MAARAGVSRATVSRVVNGDAGVREVLAVKVRRAVDELGYVPNRAARSLVTRRHDAVAVVIAEPETRVFADPFFALQLRGISKELTAQDVQLVLLLTEGRDDHERVGRYLAGGHVDGALVFSLHLDDPLPGIIRRAGVPTVFGGRPGWSDPVSGGPGAPYVDCDNRGGAREAVRHLVRLGRGRVAHITGPLDQTSAVDRLDGFRDVLADADPRLIVEGDFTPAGGERAMRRLLDVCPDVDAVFAANDLSASGALRVLRERGRRVPDDVAVIGFDDMLPVAEQVDPPLTTVRQDIEGMGRLMARMLLRGRGEGPAASPTGVVLPTSLVRRASA
- a CDS encoding DUF6082 family protein; translated protein: MISLIISAAALLSVVISLVYQSQQTRLFREENVRAYHRELIGMAIHDSDLRMCWGGGLAALPQEEARQVMFAGLIVTWWHSCYIVKDLNDEQLSMTLDVFFSGEVGKRYWRENRSFWTALMAAASSGRSGRFVTLVDARYQHAVTRNA